In the genome of Entelurus aequoreus isolate RoL-2023_Sb linkage group LG15, RoL_Eaeq_v1.1, whole genome shotgun sequence, one region contains:
- the otos gene encoding otospiralin produces the protein MDFFVLDFIRWCRFTTDGTPNEIVFCVCVRVCTCVFLCSVLTPADHHQPAAASRTNWRKMKSLLCLSVLLCVCVLHISDARVIPEGVPYDEPPAVPYWPYSTSDFWNYVEYFKSIGAYNHINEMARAFFAHQHLGNTLGYESNMGHEH, from the exons atggatttttttgtgtTAGATTTTATTCGCTGGTGCAGGTTTACCACAGATGGTACACCCAATGAAAttgtattttgtgtgtgtgtgcgagtgtgtacgtgtgtgttccTATGCTCAGTCCTCACTCCTGCAGACCACCACCAACCAGCAGCAGCATCTAGAACTAACTG gaGAAAGATGAAGAGCCTGCTTTGCCTCAGCGTTCTACTTTGTGTCTGTGTCCTCCATATTAGCG ATGCCAGAGTCATCCCAGAAGGAG TGCCGTATGACGAACCACCCGCCGTCCCCTACTGGCCGTATTCCACCTCGGACTTCTGGAACTACGTTGAGTACTTCAAATCCATCGGGGCCTACAACCACATCAACGAGATGGCCCGGGCCTTCTTCGCCCACCAGCACCTGGGAAACACGCTGGgctatgagagcaacatggggcatgaGCACTGA